One Halosegnis longus DNA window includes the following coding sequences:
- a CDS encoding N-acyl homoserine lactonase family protein: MAPTVHLVDRGTMEIDVNYPLEGAVTATASNPNPDAIRADGPVFNLVIETDEQTLLWDTGSHPEAGDGHWPPALYDEFTHHDAADHPLPEALAEAGFDLADIDAVVQSHLHLDHAGGLHNFAGTDVPVYVHAAELKHAYFEAATGDSSAYVRGDFDHDLAWEPLYGDGGYLTEGIDWVHLPGHTPGLVGLVVEAGAADGRDLVVAGDLAYSAANYEDGHPMGRDLLHSRPDWEASCRRVRDIEARRDALVVYGHDPEQVAALPNLL, from the coding sequence ATGGCTCCGACAGTCCACCTCGTCGACCGCGGCACGATGGAAATCGACGTGAACTACCCGCTCGAAGGCGCGGTGACGGCGACGGCTTCGAACCCGAATCCCGACGCCATCCGCGCCGACGGTCCCGTGTTCAATCTCGTCATCGAAACCGACGAACAGACCCTACTGTGGGACACTGGCTCACACCCAGAGGCGGGCGACGGCCACTGGCCGCCTGCCCTCTACGACGAGTTCACACACCACGATGCGGCCGACCACCCACTGCCCGAGGCGCTCGCCGAGGCCGGCTTCGACCTCGCAGATATCGACGCCGTCGTCCAGTCGCATCTCCACCTCGACCACGCGGGGGGACTCCACAACTTCGCCGGGACGGACGTGCCCGTCTACGTCCACGCGGCGGAGCTGAAACACGCCTACTTCGAGGCCGCGACCGGCGACAGCTCCGCCTACGTGCGCGGCGACTTCGACCACGACCTCGCGTGGGAGCCGCTGTACGGCGACGGCGGCTACCTCACCGAGGGTATCGACTGGGTACACCTGCCCGGTCACACGCCCGGGCTCGTCGGGCTGGTCGTGGAGGCTGGTGCGGCCGACGGGCGCGACCTCGTCGTCGCGGGCGATTTGGCCTACTCGGCGGCCAACTACGAGGACGGTCACCCGATGGGTCGTGATTTACTCCACTCGCGACCCGACTGGGAGGCGAGCTGTCGGCGGGTCCGCGATATCGAGGCGCGACGCGACGCGCTCGTCGTCTACGGTCACGACCCCGAGCAGGTGGCCGCGCTGCCGAATCTGCTGTAA
- a CDS encoding alpha/beta fold hydrolase, giving the protein MTHPDPGPAEQWATDEGFEVDFADCSVGPIHYVAAGPETAPLVLLLHGFPDFWYTWRDHIAPLAAEYRVVAPDLRGYNRSVRPRGVASYRLDRLRTDVYELIQQLGYGTASVVGHDWGGSLALSFARHHPAHVDRLVVANTLDPERLAAQLRGRQLLRSWYSGFFQLPWLPERALGARDYRAMCDLFRDRHGYDETDIERYRGAWERDGALTASINYYRALGRQTLKHPLGSPARVVVPTKLLWGTDDFALRPSVLDRLASGIDDPTVERYEGASHWLHADEPDRFCEDVRAFLP; this is encoded by the coding sequence ATGACTCACCCGGACCCCGGCCCCGCAGAGCAGTGGGCCACCGACGAAGGGTTCGAGGTGGACTTCGCGGACTGTTCGGTCGGTCCCATCCACTACGTCGCCGCGGGCCCAGAGACCGCGCCGCTCGTCCTCTTGCTCCACGGCTTCCCCGATTTCTGGTACACCTGGCGCGACCACATCGCCCCCCTCGCCGCGGAGTACCGCGTCGTCGCCCCCGACCTCCGGGGGTACAATCGGTCGGTGCGCCCGCGCGGCGTTGCCTCGTACCGCCTCGACCGCCTCCGTACCGACGTGTACGAACTCATCCAGCAGCTCGGCTACGGGACGGCGAGTGTCGTCGGCCACGACTGGGGCGGCTCGCTCGCGCTTTCCTTCGCCCGCCACCACCCCGCCCACGTCGACCGCTTGGTCGTCGCGAACACGCTCGACCCCGAGCGACTCGCCGCCCAGCTCCGGGGTCGCCAGCTCCTCCGGTCGTGGTACTCGGGCTTTTTCCAGCTCCCGTGGCTTCCGGAGCGTGCGCTCGGCGCGCGCGACTACCGCGCGATGTGTGACCTGTTCCGTGACCGCCACGGCTACGACGAGACTGACATCGAGCGGTATCGCGGCGCGTGGGAGCGCGACGGTGCGCTCACGGCGAGTATCAACTACTACCGCGCACTCGGCCGGCAGACGCTCAAACATCCCCTCGGCTCCCCGGCCCGCGTGGTCGTCCCGACGAAACTGCTGTGGGGGACCGACGACTTCGCGCTCCGGCCGTCGGTGCTCGACCGCCTCGCGAGCGGCATCGACGACCCGACCGTCGAGCGCTACGAGGGCGCGAGCCACTGGCTCCACGCCGACGAACCGGACCGGTTCTGCGAGGACGTGCGTGCGTTTCTACCGTAG
- a CDS encoding CNNM domain-containing protein, whose translation MVSLETGLRLLGGVALILGNGFFVAIEFGLTRTRQYSKAEFDKPGLRRAWEMTDDLEIYLTSCQVGITATSIALGIVAEPAVAALVEPAIQGTTLATYGLGTAFAFLVINLVHLTHGEQTPTYLGVERTKFVCRYGATPLYYFTKLVSPFIAVGDTVAKWTLGLFGIEMTGAWRETEEDAIESRADLRNRLSSTLDEGDLSQERRAEVLSALTAGETPVSSVMVPREDIVALYVGERDRNLDTLSTGRFTRYPLVDGDLESFEGVVYVPSVVDHLDAIESGETDFASIATEPLVFSPETAVTDAYDQFQTQHQELALVMGDGEVVGLLTATDALETVMGEIEDPYDIEASDR comes from the coding sequence ATGGTCTCGCTCGAAACGGGGTTGCGACTACTGGGCGGTGTCGCCCTGATTCTCGGGAACGGCTTCTTCGTCGCCATCGAGTTCGGGCTGACCCGGACCCGCCAGTACTCGAAGGCGGAGTTCGACAAGCCGGGCCTCCGGCGCGCGTGGGAGATGACCGACGACCTCGAAATCTACCTGACGAGCTGTCAGGTCGGCATCACGGCCACGAGTATCGCGCTCGGTATCGTCGCCGAGCCGGCCGTCGCCGCGCTCGTCGAACCCGCGATTCAGGGGACGACGCTCGCGACCTACGGGCTGGGCACCGCTTTCGCCTTCCTCGTCATCAATCTCGTCCATCTCACGCACGGCGAACAGACGCCGACGTATCTGGGCGTCGAGCGCACGAAGTTCGTCTGTCGCTACGGCGCGACCCCGCTGTACTACTTCACGAAGCTGGTTAGCCCGTTCATCGCCGTCGGCGACACGGTAGCGAAGTGGACCCTCGGCCTCTTCGGCATCGAGATGACGGGCGCGTGGCGCGAGACGGAAGAAGACGCCATCGAATCGCGCGCCGACCTCCGGAATCGGCTCTCCAGCACCCTCGACGAGGGGGACCTCTCACAGGAGCGCAGAGCCGAGGTGTTGAGCGCGCTCACCGCCGGCGAGACTCCCGTCTCCTCGGTGATGGTGCCGCGAGAGGATATCGTCGCGCTCTACGTCGGCGAACGCGACCGGAACCTCGACACGCTCTCGACGGGCCGGTTCACCCGCTACCCGCTCGTCGACGGCGACCTCGAATCCTTCGAGGGCGTCGTCTACGTGCCTTCCGTCGTGGACCACCTCGACGCCATCGAGTCGGGCGAGACAGACTTCGCGTCCATCGCGACCGAACCGCTCGTCTTCTCGCCCGAGACCGCCGTCACCGACGCCTACGACCAGTTCCAGACCCAACATCAGGAGCTCGCGCTCGTGATGGGCGACGGCGAAGTGGTGGGGCTACTTACGGCGACGGACGCACTCGAAACCGTGATGGGGGAAATCGAAGACCCGTACGATATCGAGGCGAGCGACCGATGA
- a CDS encoding metal-dependent hydrolase — MNKKGHVLNGILLAIGLGYILEPAGDVATFQTIAATLVPVTLGALLPDVDTAFGKHRKTLHNIPLLVVVAAYPIYFGNLQYVWIGVATHYVLDIVGSRRGIALFYPLSSTEYGFPTGVTTSSKYADVVTVVVTIIELGIIAVFVHVVPGVLDTAVESLPYTVENATNVLQ, encoded by the coding sequence ATGAACAAGAAAGGCCACGTCCTGAACGGCATCCTCCTCGCCATCGGACTCGGCTACATCCTCGAACCCGCCGGTGACGTGGCGACGTTCCAGACCATCGCCGCAACGCTCGTCCCGGTGACGCTCGGCGCACTCCTCCCCGACGTGGACACCGCCTTCGGCAAACACCGGAAAACGCTGCACAACATCCCGCTGCTCGTCGTGGTCGCGGCTTACCCGATTTACTTCGGAAACCTCCAGTACGTCTGGATTGGCGTCGCGACCCACTACGTCCTCGATATCGTCGGCTCGCGCCGGGGCATCGCCCTCTTTTACCCGCTGTCGAGCACGGAGTACGGCTTCCCGACCGGCGTGACGACCTCCTCGAAGTACGCCGACGTGGTGACGGTCGTCGTGACGATCATCGAACTCGGGATTATCGCCGTCTTCGTCCACGTCGTGCCGGGGGTGCTCGACACGGCCGTCGAGTCGCTACCGTACACCGTCGAGAACGCGACGAACGTGCTTCAGTAG
- a CDS encoding PHP-associated domain-containing protein yields the protein MFRVDPHVKILDEHVVRRAKQRGLDAIVYAPHFVRLDEIRARARRFADEDLVIVPGREVFTGNWRTRKHVLMLGLSEPVPDFITLEGAMAELDRQDGVGLVPHPEFATVSLGTEEIRQYRDHLYAAEVYNPKHREYQNERAQRIARETGLPGFGSSYAHLHGTVGEVWTEFEGSLDGPESVVEAFREGEPRRIFHRDGYGHALRRHLEYAHLGYENTWKKIDRLFLSGTEPTHPKNVAYGGRFDDVSVY from the coding sequence GTGTTCCGGGTCGACCCCCACGTGAAGATTCTCGACGAACACGTCGTTCGCCGGGCGAAACAGCGCGGACTGGACGCCATCGTCTACGCCCCCCACTTCGTCCGCCTCGACGAGATTCGCGCCCGCGCCCGTCGCTTCGCCGACGAGGACCTCGTCATCGTTCCCGGTCGCGAGGTGTTCACCGGCAACTGGCGCACGCGCAAACACGTCCTCATGCTCGGCCTCTCGGAGCCGGTTCCCGACTTCATCACTCTCGAGGGTGCGATGGCCGAGCTCGACCGACAGGACGGCGTCGGTCTCGTCCCCCACCCGGAGTTTGCGACCGTCAGTCTCGGCACCGAGGAGATTCGCCAGTACCGCGACCACCTCTACGCGGCCGAGGTGTACAACCCCAAACACCGGGAGTACCAGAACGAGCGCGCCCAGCGCATCGCCCGCGAGACCGGCCTTCCCGGCTTCGGCTCCTCGTACGCCCACCTCCACGGGACCGTCGGGGAGGTGTGGACGGAGTTCGAGGGGAGCCTCGACGGTCCCGAGTCCGTCGTCGAGGCGTTCCGCGAGGGGGAGCCGCGTCGTATCTTCCACCGCGACGGCTACGGCCACGCGCTCCGTCGCCACCTCGAGTACGCCCACCTCGGCTACGAGAACACGTGGAAGAAAATCGACCGCCTGTTTTTGTCCGGCACGGAGCCGACCCACCCGAAGAACGTCGCCTACGGCGGCCGGTTCGACGACGTGAGCGTCTACTGA
- a CDS encoding DUF7565 family protein → MWSCAIAGCDTETERVEDLIVHQARDHERVQCPVCATVLPDGYFAIKHTFEEHTRTDFMRAYDAESKDIRQREAVIEAVESRADMDEVLSRLDTDSPPAERA, encoded by the coding sequence ATGTGGTCGTGTGCAATCGCCGGCTGTGACACGGAAACCGAGCGCGTCGAGGACCTCATCGTCCACCAGGCGAGAGACCACGAGCGCGTCCAGTGTCCGGTGTGTGCCACGGTGCTCCCGGACGGCTACTTCGCGATCAAACACACCTTCGAGGAACACACCCGGACGGACTTCATGCGGGCGTACGACGCCGAGTCGAAGGATATCCGCCAGCGCGAGGCCGTCATCGAGGCCGTCGAGTCCCGCGCCGACATGGACGAGGTGCTCTCGCGGCTCGACACCGACAGCCCGCCCGCGGAACGCGCCTGA
- a CDS encoding MFS transporter codes for MTTRRAYGLTLLAALTYTSLMFCWFTLPAYLSTIQTELTLTGTQAGLVAGAVPLVYIPLALVSGLVVDRVGAGRSLSVGLAIVAVAQMARSVAGGFPSLLAATLLLGVGATAITFGLPKLVSTLFPAGETGAASSLYLLCASAGTAGAFSVGRPILGPALGGWRPLFLASGAVALGYALVWALVARAAVPAAETDSDFQLESLTADLRAILSNPALRLVVVLGVVYLSVLHGLQGWLPTILESRGMASGTAGQTATLLVVANAAGILTIPVLADRYDARRVAVVCCGAAVAVGVATIARTGVGVALLAGIVCTGLGVGGLSPLVRAIPPELDGIGPRLTGVAVGFVFAGGEVGGFGGPVVIGALYDATGTYATGLGLLCLGGLAAVAAGSRLDV; via the coding sequence GTGACCACACGCCGCGCGTACGGCCTCACGCTGTTGGCCGCCCTCACCTACACGTCCTTGATGTTCTGTTGGTTCACGCTGCCGGCGTATCTCTCGACGATTCAGACGGAACTCACGCTGACGGGCACGCAGGCCGGGCTGGTCGCCGGCGCGGTCCCGCTCGTCTACATCCCCCTCGCGCTCGTCTCCGGGCTAGTCGTGGACAGGGTCGGCGCGGGGCGGAGCCTCTCCGTCGGGCTGGCTATCGTCGCCGTCGCACAGATGGCCCGGAGCGTGGCGGGCGGCTTCCCGTCGCTGTTGGCCGCGACGCTTCTGCTCGGTGTCGGGGCGACGGCCATCACGTTCGGCCTCCCGAAGCTCGTCTCGACGCTGTTCCCGGCCGGCGAGACCGGCGCGGCCTCGTCGCTGTATCTGCTGTGCGCCTCCGCTGGAACGGCAGGCGCGTTCTCCGTCGGGCGACCGATACTCGGTCCCGCACTCGGCGGGTGGCGACCACTCTTCCTCGCGAGTGGAGCCGTCGCGCTCGGATACGCACTCGTGTGGGCGCTCGTGGCGCGGGCGGCCGTGCCCGCCGCTGAGACGGACAGCGACTTTCAGTTGGAGTCGCTCACTGCCGACCTCCGGGCGATTCTCTCGAACCCGGCCCTCCGGCTGGTCGTCGTGCTCGGCGTCGTCTACCTCTCCGTGCTCCACGGGCTCCAGGGGTGGCTGCCGACGATACTCGAGTCCCGCGGAATGGCGAGCGGGACGGCCGGCCAGACCGCCACGCTGCTCGTCGTTGCGAACGCGGCCGGCATCCTGACGATACCGGTGCTCGCAGACCGCTACGACGCGCGGCGGGTGGCCGTCGTCTGCTGTGGCGCGGCCGTGGCGGTCGGCGTCGCGACCATCGCCCGAACCGGCGTCGGCGTGGCGCTGCTCGCCGGTATCGTCTGCACCGGACTCGGCGTCGGCGGACTCTCGCCGTTGGTACGGGCGATTCCACCCGAACTCGACGGCATCGGGCCGCGGCTGACGGGCGTGGCCGTCGGCTTCGTCTTCGCGGGCGGCGAGGTCGGTGGCTTCGGCGGCCCGGTCGTCATCGGTGCGCTCTACGACGCGACCGGAACCTACGCGACGGGGTTGGGACTGCTGTGTCTCGGCGGGCTCGCGGCTGTCGCGGCAGGGAGTCGACTGGACGTGTAG
- a CDS encoding transcription elongation factor Spt5, protein MGIFAVKTTASQERTVADMIMSKEEESIHAALAPDSLTSYVMVEADDSSVFERILDEIPHSRGVVPGESGIAEVEHFLSPKPDVEGIAESDIVELVAGPFKGEKAQVQRIDEGKDQVTVELYEATVPIPVTVRGDQIRVLDSEER, encoded by the coding sequence ATGGGGATTTTCGCCGTCAAGACCACGGCCTCACAGGAGCGCACCGTCGCCGACATGATCATGAGCAAGGAGGAGGAGTCGATTCACGCCGCGCTCGCGCCCGACTCGCTCACCTCCTACGTCATGGTCGAGGCCGACGACAGCTCCGTCTTCGAGCGCATCCTCGACGAGATCCCCCACTCCCGCGGCGTCGTCCCCGGCGAGTCCGGCATCGCGGAGGTCGAGCACTTCCTCTCTCCGAAGCCGGACGTGGAGGGAATCGCAGAAAGCGACATCGTCGAACTCGTCGCCGGTCCGTTCAAGGGCGAGAAGGCGCAGGTCCAGCGCATCGACGAGGGGAAAGACCAGGTCACCGTCGAGCTGTACGAGGCGACCGTTCCGATTCCGGTCACCGTGCGTGGCGACCAGATTCGCGTTCTCGACTCCGAGGAACGGTAA
- a CDS encoding protein translocase SEC61 complex subunit gamma, whose amino-acid sequence MDVPFDLNSYVRVLKLASTPSWEEFSRVALIAGAGVALVGLLGFVIFLLMSFVPGAGL is encoded by the coding sequence ATGGACGTACCTTTCGACCTGAACAGCTACGTGCGGGTGCTGAAGCTGGCGAGCACCCCGTCGTGGGAGGAGTTCTCCCGCGTCGCACTCATCGCCGGTGCCGGTGTCGCGCTGGTCGGCCTGCTCGGATTCGTCATCTTCCTGCTGATGTCGTTCGTGCCGGGGGCTGGTCTCTGA
- the ftsZ gene encoding cell division protein FtsZ, producing MDSIIDDAIDEAEETADEESAPPTESTPVETDESPSASGTMTDDELASVVKDLETKITVVGCGGAGGNTVTRMAQEGIHGAKLVAANTDAQHLATEVEADTKILMGRQRTGGRGAGSVPRIGEEAAQENIEDIQASIEDSDMVFITAGLGGGTGTGSAPVVAQAAQEQDALTISIVTVPFTAEGERRRANADAGLERLRAVSDTVIVIPNDRLLDYAPNLPLQDAFKICDRVLMRSVKGMTELITKPGLVNVDFADVKTIMENGGVAMIGLGESDSENKAQDSIRSALRSPLLDVEFDGANSALVNVVGGPDMSIDEAEGVVEEIYDRIDPDARIIWGASVNNEFDGKMETMIVVTGVESPQIYGKSEAEREQASQRDVGAGGRRAGDRSPSESAERTTDNDETEFIN from the coding sequence ATGGATTCCATCATCGACGACGCCATCGACGAAGCCGAGGAGACGGCCGACGAGGAGTCGGCCCCGCCTACGGAGTCGACACCGGTCGAGACAGACGAATCCCCGAGCGCGTCGGGGACTATGACGGACGACGAGCTCGCGAGCGTCGTCAAGGACTTAGAGACGAAGATTACCGTCGTCGGCTGTGGCGGCGCGGGCGGCAACACCGTCACCCGGATGGCACAGGAGGGAATCCACGGCGCGAAGCTGGTCGCCGCCAACACGGACGCACAGCATCTCGCCACCGAAGTCGAGGCCGACACGAAGATTCTCATGGGTCGCCAGCGCACGGGCGGGCGCGGTGCCGGCTCGGTGCCCCGCATCGGCGAGGAAGCCGCACAGGAGAACATCGAAGACATTCAGGCATCGATCGAGGACTCGGACATGGTGTTCATCACCGCCGGGCTCGGCGGCGGAACCGGCACCGGGAGCGCCCCGGTCGTCGCACAGGCCGCACAGGAGCAGGACGCGCTCACCATCTCCATCGTGACGGTTCCGTTCACGGCGGAGGGCGAACGACGGCGCGCGAACGCCGACGCCGGGCTGGAGCGACTTCGCGCTGTCTCGGATACGGTCATCGTCATCCCGAACGACCGACTGCTGGATTACGCGCCGAATCTCCCGCTGCAGGACGCGTTCAAAATCTGTGACCGCGTGTTGATGCGCTCGGTCAAGGGGATGACCGAACTCATCACGAAGCCCGGGCTGGTCAACGTGGACTTCGCCGACGTGAAGACCATCATGGAAAACGGCGGCGTCGCGATGATCGGGCTCGGTGAGTCCGACTCCGAGAACAAAGCACAGGACTCGATTCGGTCGGCGCTCCGGTCGCCCCTGCTCGACGTGGAGTTCGACGGCGCGAACTCCGCGCTCGTCAACGTCGTCGGCGGTCCGGACATGTCCATCGACGAGGCGGAGGGGGTCGTCGAGGAGATCTACGACCGCATCGATCCCGACGCCCGCATCATCTGGGGCGCGTCGGTCAACAACGAGTTCGACGGGAAGATGGAGACGATGATCGTCGTCACCGGCGTCGAGTCGCCCCAGATCTACGGCAAGAGCGAGGCCGAACGCGAGCAGGCAAGCCAGCGTGACGTCGGCGCGGGCGGTCGGCGCGCGGGCGACCGCTCGCCGAGCGAGTCGGCGGAGCGGACGACGGACAACGACGAAACGGAGTTCATCAACTGA
- a CDS encoding SDR family NAD(P)-dependent oxidoreductase, whose product MRFDDTTVFVTGGASGIGRESARRFAREGATVVAADIDADGAAETAEQIAESDVAGTAESVELDVTDADAVRDAVDATVEAHGLDVMVNNAGISHTSGPMEEVSLTDRDRVFGVNAMGVWNGCRAAIPHLKEQGSGNIVNTASLAGVIGQPWSSAYAFTKGGVAKFTRSIAGELGRYGVRANAVCPGFTDTPMVQGGLEDHEDPEAARESLESQYALKRIGEPEEIAGAITFLASDDASFVTGHELVVDGGYSAL is encoded by the coding sequence ATGCGATTCGATGACACGACGGTGTTCGTCACCGGCGGCGCGAGCGGAATCGGACGGGAGAGCGCGCGACGGTTCGCCCGCGAGGGCGCGACGGTCGTGGCGGCCGACATCGACGCCGACGGGGCGGCCGAGACGGCCGAACAGATTGCCGAGTCGGACGTGGCCGGCACGGCCGAGTCGGTCGAACTCGACGTGACCGACGCCGACGCGGTCCGAGACGCAGTCGACGCGACCGTCGAGGCGCACGGGCTCGACGTGATGGTGAACAACGCCGGCATCTCGCACACGAGCGGGCCGATGGAGGAGGTGTCGCTGACGGACCGCGACCGCGTCTTCGGGGTGAACGCGATGGGCGTCTGGAACGGCTGTCGGGCCGCGATTCCGCACCTGAAAGAGCAGGGCTCCGGAAACATCGTCAACACGGCGTCGCTTGCGGGCGTCATCGGCCAACCGTGGTCGAGCGCGTACGCCTTCACGAAGGGTGGCGTCGCGAAATTCACGCGCTCCATCGCCGGCGAACTCGGACGCTATGGCGTCAGAGCCAACGCCGTCTGTCCCGGATTCACCGACACGCCGATGGTGCAGGGTGGACTCGAAGATCACGAAGACCCTGAGGCGGCCCGCGAATCCCTCGAATCGCAGTACGCGCTCAAACGCATCGGTGAACCGGAGGAGATTGCCGGCGCAATCACCTTCCTCGCGAGCGACGACGCCTCCTTCGTGACGGGCCACGAGCTGGTGGTTGACGGCGGCTACTCGGCGTTGTAG